Proteins from a genomic interval of Sphingobacterium lactis:
- a CDS encoding heavy metal translocating P-type ATPase, translated as MNKYTCPMHPQVLKDEPGKCPLCGMALVPVGGASASHEHTSGHGHSGHSQHGHADENFNKHEGHHTGDFLTRFWISLVITIPILLLSHMIQQWLGFSLAFNGDKYVLLALGTVIYCYGGLPFLKGMIGEVKAKAIGMMTLVAIAISVAYVYSVAVVFGLQGMDFFWELATLIDIMLLGHWLEMRSQMAASRALQSLVALLPNDVTVERGGEAVKIKLEDLQSGETAIIKPGEKIPADGLVLEGLSYINESMLTGESVPVKKEKDGKVIAGSINGDGALKVKVTAVGKDSYLNRVINLVQEAQATKSNTQNLADKVAKWLTFIAIAVGIGTFAYWYASSGDIAFALERMVTVMVTACPHALGVAIPLVVAISTTLSATNGLLIRNRTAFETTRKLSTVIFDKTGTLTKGSHAVEKVIPLTDEYNADEVIQYAAAVQQNSEHHIAKGIMATLKEKSLALWKSENFSYMQGIGVKGVVNGKNVVAGGPNYFTENHLSLPEIPSEINQEAETVNFVLIDDRVIGIITLADSIREGSAQAIEELKKMGIKSFLLTGDNDRIAAAVAGKLGMDGYLANVLPHNKQEKVKEFQAKGEIVAMTGDGVNDAPALAQADVGIAVGSGTDVAAETADIILVDSDPRDVVKLIDFGKLTYKKMVQNLIWAVGYNVVAIPLAAGVLYPNFVLSPAMGAVLMSVSTIVVAINASFLKIKK; from the coding sequence ATGAATAAATACACGTGTCCTATGCACCCACAGGTGCTAAAAGACGAACCGGGAAAATGCCCGCTCTGTGGCATGGCATTGGTTCCCGTTGGCGGTGCGTCAGCTTCTCATGAACACACATCAGGACATGGGCATTCCGGGCATTCTCAACATGGCCATGCTGACGAAAACTTTAATAAACATGAGGGGCATCATACAGGCGATTTCCTCACACGTTTTTGGATAAGCCTTGTCATTACAATCCCTATCCTGCTCCTGTCACACATGATACAGCAATGGTTGGGTTTCTCCCTTGCTTTCAATGGCGATAAATATGTGCTGCTGGCATTGGGTACGGTGATTTATTGCTATGGAGGCTTACCGTTCCTAAAGGGAATGATTGGCGAGGTGAAAGCCAAAGCCATAGGGATGATGACACTTGTTGCCATTGCCATATCCGTAGCCTATGTTTATTCCGTAGCCGTTGTATTTGGCTTGCAGGGTATGGACTTCTTTTGGGAACTGGCAACCCTAATTGACATCATGCTGTTAGGGCATTGGCTGGAAATGCGTTCCCAAATGGCTGCTTCACGGGCATTACAGTCATTGGTGGCTTTGCTGCCCAACGATGTTACCGTGGAACGTGGCGGAGAAGCTGTAAAGATAAAGCTCGAAGACCTGCAAAGCGGTGAAACGGCTATCATAAAACCGGGAGAAAAAATTCCAGCCGATGGATTGGTACTGGAGGGGCTTTCGTATATCAACGAGAGTATGCTTACCGGGGAAAGTGTTCCCGTAAAAAAGGAAAAGGACGGAAAGGTCATCGCAGGCTCTATCAATGGCGATGGTGCGCTGAAAGTTAAGGTAACAGCCGTGGGAAAAGACAGCTACCTGAACAGGGTTATCAATCTTGTGCAGGAAGCGCAGGCTACTAAGTCTAATACACAGAACCTTGCGGACAAAGTTGCCAAATGGCTCACCTTTATTGCCATTGCCGTGGGCATAGGCACATTTGCCTATTGGTATGCAAGCAGTGGAGATATTGCCTTTGCGCTTGAAAGAATGGTGACGGTAATGGTAACGGCCTGCCCGCACGCATTGGGCGTGGCTATCCCGTTGGTGGTCGCCATTTCCACAACGCTTTCGGCGACCAATGGCCTGCTCATCCGCAACCGTACGGCATTTGAAACCACCCGAAAACTTTCCACCGTCATTTTTGATAAGACCGGAACGCTCACCAAAGGTTCCCATGCCGTAGAAAAGGTTATACCGTTAACAGACGAATATAATGCCGATGAGGTTATCCAGTATGCTGCCGCAGTACAGCAAAATTCGGAACACCATATCGCCAAAGGCATTATGGCTACATTGAAAGAAAAGAGCCTTGCCTTATGGAAGTCTGAAAACTTCAGCTATATGCAGGGCATAGGTGTTAAAGGTGTTGTGAACGGGAAAAATGTCGTAGCTGGCGGCCCGAATTATTTCACCGAAAACCACCTTTCCCTGCCGGAAATACCAAGCGAAATCAATCAGGAAGCCGAAACGGTCAACTTTGTCCTCATTGATGACCGGGTAATCGGCATCATTACTTTGGCAGACAGCATCCGTGAGGGTTCGGCACAGGCGATTGAGGAACTCAAAAAAATGGGCATCAAGTCCTTTCTGCTCACCGGGGACAACGACAGGATTGCTGCTGCCGTAGCCGGAAAATTGGGTATGGACGGGTATTTGGCTAATGTGCTTCCGCACAACAAGCAGGAGAAAGTAAAGGAGTTTCAGGCAAAAGGCGAAATCGTAGCAATGACTGGTGATGGTGTAAATGATGCACCTGCACTGGCACAGGCAGATGTGGGCATTGCCGTGGGTTCCGGTACGGACGTGGCTGCCGAAACAGCGGATATCATATTGGTAGACAGCGACCCGAGGGATGTGGTCAAACTGATTGACTTCGGCAAACTTACCTACAAAAAGATGGTACAGAACCTGATATGGGCGGTTGGCTACAACGTGGTGGCAATACCGCTTGCGGCAGGCGTACTCTATCCGAATTTTGTTTTAAGTCCCGCTATGGGTGCTGTGCTGATGAGTGTAAGCACCATTGTAGTGGCTATTAACGCAAGTTTTTTAAAAATCAAAAAATAA
- a CDS encoding heavy metal translocating P-type ATPase produces the protein MATNKNKEIIYLPLEDVESEHCALIVEKGLAQVKGIETHKVELNNRRAAITVNNTEVVGEAVKVIKDLGYGVSTVKNTFPVLGMTCASCAGSAESIVKYEPGVVNASVNFATGNLTVEYLPNITDASKLQKAIQSIGYDLLIEDETNQQETLEAIHTQKFQKLKTKTIWAVILSLPVVVIGMLFMDIPYANQIMWVFSTPVVLWLGRDFFINAWKQTKHRSANMDTLVALSTGIAYLFSVFNMLFADFWHQRGLHAHVYFEAAAVIIAFILLGKLLEEKAKGNTSSAIKKLMGLQPKTVIVIQTDGTEKQTAIEDVNAGDVILVKPGEKIAVDGMVTSGNSYVDESMLSGEPVPVLKNENEKVFAGTINQKGSFQFKAVKVGKETMLAHIIKMVQDAQGSKAPVQKLVDKIAGIFVPVVIGIAILTFILWFILGGDNGVVQGLLAAVTVLVIACPCALGLATPTAIMVGVGKGAENGILIKDAESLELAKKVDAIILDKTGTITEGRPEVTGVQWLNNDDATKDILLNIEKQSEHPLAEAVVKHLDGATTTTLTQFDSITGKGAKANHNNETYFVGNKKLLRENNISIAEQLQNQTDEWGKQSKTVIWFADSKQALSVLAISDKIKETSVQAIKEMQDMGIDLYMLTGDNEATAKAIAEQTGIKHYKAEVLPQHKADFVKELQSKGKVVAMVGDGINDSTALATADVSIAMGKGSDIAMDVAKMTIISSDLTKIPQAIRLSKQTVATIKQNLFWAFIYNVIGIPVAAGILYPVNGFLLNPMIAGAAMALSSVSVVSNSLRLKWKK, from the coding sequence ATGGCAACAAATAAAAATAAAGAAATCATCTATCTTCCGTTGGAAGATGTAGAAAGCGAGCATTGTGCATTAATCGTTGAAAAAGGATTGGCACAGGTAAAAGGCATAGAAACCCACAAAGTAGAACTGAATAACCGCAGGGCAGCCATTACAGTAAATAATACAGAAGTTGTAGGCGAAGCGGTAAAAGTAATTAAAGATTTGGGTTATGGCGTTTCTACTGTAAAAAACACCTTTCCTGTTTTGGGTATGACCTGTGCTTCTTGTGCGGGCAGTGCTGAAAGCATCGTTAAATACGAACCAGGTGTAGTAAACGCTTCTGTAAACTTTGCCACGGGAAATCTTACCGTTGAGTACCTGCCCAATATAACTGATGCTTCAAAATTGCAAAAGGCGATACAGTCCATCGGTTACGATTTGTTGATTGAAGATGAAACTAATCAGCAGGAAACATTAGAAGCCATCCACACTCAAAAGTTTCAAAAACTAAAAACTAAAACCATTTGGGCGGTTATACTTTCTCTTCCGGTAGTAGTGATAGGTATGTTATTTATGGATATACCTTATGCCAATCAAATTATGTGGGTATTTTCTACACCTGTTGTATTGTGGTTGGGCAGGGATTTTTTTATCAATGCCTGGAAGCAGACAAAACATCGTTCAGCCAATATGGATACATTGGTAGCATTGAGTACAGGTATCGCCTATCTGTTCAGTGTATTCAATATGTTGTTTGCCGACTTTTGGCATCAAAGAGGATTACACGCCCACGTATATTTTGAAGCAGCGGCTGTTATTATTGCATTCATTCTGTTAGGGAAGCTGTTGGAAGAAAAAGCCAAAGGCAATACATCTTCAGCTATTAAAAAGTTAATGGGGTTGCAGCCGAAAACCGTCATCGTGATACAAACGGACGGAACGGAAAAACAGACCGCTATTGAGGATGTAAACGCAGGCGATGTTATTCTTGTAAAGCCGGGCGAAAAAATTGCGGTGGACGGTATGGTAACTTCAGGCAATTCTTACGTGGATGAAAGTATGTTGAGCGGAGAACCTGTACCTGTATTGAAAAACGAAAACGAAAAAGTATTTGCAGGAACGATTAACCAAAAAGGAAGTTTCCAATTTAAAGCCGTTAAGGTAGGCAAAGAAACAATGCTTGCTCATATCATCAAAATGGTGCAGGACGCACAGGGAAGCAAGGCTCCCGTACAAAAGTTGGTAGATAAGATTGCTGGTATTTTTGTTCCGGTTGTGATAGGTATCGCTATCCTTACATTTATATTATGGTTCATCTTGGGTGGCGATAATGGGGTTGTTCAGGGTCTATTGGCAGCAGTTACGGTATTGGTTATTGCCTGTCCTTGTGCTTTGGGATTGGCGACACCTACGGCTATAATGGTTGGAGTTGGTAAAGGTGCTGAAAACGGTATTTTGATAAAAGATGCCGAAAGTTTGGAATTAGCGAAAAAAGTTGATGCCATTATTTTAGATAAAACAGGAACAATTACCGAGGGAAGACCAGAGGTAACAGGCGTTCAATGGCTGAATAATGATGATGCGACCAAAGACATTTTATTAAACATTGAAAAGCAATCCGAACACCCATTGGCAGAAGCGGTGGTAAAACACTTGGATGGAGCAACAACCACAACTTTAACACAATTTGACAGTATCACAGGTAAAGGAGCAAAAGCCAATCATAATAACGAAACCTATTTTGTAGGCAATAAAAAACTATTGAGAGAAAACAACATCAGTATTGCGGAACAATTACAAAATCAAACTGATGAATGGGGCAAACAATCGAAAACTGTTATTTGGTTTGCCGACAGCAAACAGGCACTTTCCGTATTAGCCATATCAGACAAGATTAAAGAAACATCTGTACAGGCTATCAAAGAAATGCAGGATATGGGCATCGACCTGTATATGCTAACCGGAGATAATGAAGCTACTGCCAAAGCCATTGCAGAGCAAACAGGCATTAAGCATTACAAAGCAGAAGTATTGCCACAGCACAAAGCCGATTTTGTAAAAGAGTTACAAAGTAAAGGTAAAGTAGTGGCAATGGTTGGGGACGGTATCAATGACAGTACCGCTTTGGCAACAGCCGATGTGAGTATAGCAATGGGCAAAGGTTCGGACATTGCAATGGACGTCGCCAAAATGACCATCATTTCGTCCGACCTGACCAAGATACCGCAGGCAATACGCTTGTCCAAACAGACCGTAGCCACCATCAAGCAAAACCTGTTCTGGGCGTTTATCTACAACGTAATCGGCATTCCGGTAGCGGCAGGCATCCTTTACCCTGTTAACGGCTTCCTGCTCAACCCGATGATTGCGGGTGCGGCAATGGCATTGAGCAGCGTGAGCGTGGTCAGTAACAGCCTGCGGTTGAAGTGGAAGAAATAA
- a CDS encoding AAA family ATPase, which produces MKNRTNWYVITGGPSTGKTTVVNLLAEKGYNTAIEHARHYIETMSIGGKTVAEIRENKLEFQQGVLKMQIEQEAKLDPEEAVFLDRAIPDALAYYRFLRLEPDALLNAALAHVDYKKVFILDRLPLVKDYARTENESEQRHIHSLIIEVYKSLSFPIVHVPVLPPEERVQFILNNL; this is translated from the coding sequence ATGAAGAACAGGACAAATTGGTATGTCATTACGGGAGGCCCATCAACAGGTAAAACTACGGTTGTGAACCTCTTGGCTGAAAAAGGATATAATACAGCCATAGAACATGCCCGGCATTACATAGAAACGATGAGCATCGGCGGAAAGACCGTAGCGGAAATCAGGGAAAATAAGCTGGAATTTCAACAAGGCGTACTGAAAATGCAGATTGAACAGGAAGCAAAGCTCGACCCGGAGGAAGCGGTATTTTTGGATAGGGCTATACCCGATGCCCTTGCCTACTATCGTTTTTTAAGGCTTGAACCGGATGCCCTGCTGAATGCTGCTTTAGCGCATGTTGATTATAAGAAAGTATTTATACTTGACAGGCTCCCGCTTGTAAAGGATTATGCGAGAACCGAAAATGAAAGTGAACAACGCCATATACATTCTCTTATAATCGAAGTTTATAAATCCCTGTCTTTTCCGATTGTACACGTGCCTGTGCTGCCACCGGAAGAAAGGGTTCAGTTCATTCTTAACAATCTATAA
- a CDS encoding heavy-metal-associated domain-containing protein: MENKQFQFKTNINCGGCIASVKPHLDKAEGICHWEVDTANKDKVLTVKSEGITEQEVISTVQKAGFKIEPLDA; the protein is encoded by the coding sequence ATGGAAAATAAACAATTTCAATTCAAGACGAACATCAATTGCGGCGGTTGTATCGCATCTGTAAAGCCGCACTTGGACAAGGCAGAGGGCATCTGCCATTGGGAAGTGGACACGGCCAACAAGGACAAGGTACTTACCGTGAAGTCCGAGGGCATTACCGAGCAGGAAGTAATATCGACCGTGCAAAAGGCAGGCTTCAAAATAGAACCTTTGGATGCCTAA
- a CDS encoding phosphoribosylpyrophosphate synthetase, which translates to MVQYNDMVQALKDLRQRGYSMDFSLLPDCLFCASRSLKLKPEDFTVTETHRFESLDSSPDNNAVIYAISSNDGKNKGVLVDAYGAYAEEMTHEMAKKLSAT; encoded by the coding sequence ATGGTACAGTACAATGACATGGTGCAGGCGCTTAAAGACCTAAGACAGCGTGGATACAGTATGGACTTTAGTCTGTTGCCGGACTGCCTGTTCTGTGCGTCAAGGAGCCTGAAACTAAAACCGGAGGATTTTACGGTTACGGAAACCCATAGGTTTGAAAGCCTCGACAGCAGTCCTGATAACAATGCCGTGATTTATGCCATATCGTCCAATGATGGTAAGAATAAAGGCGTACTTGTTGATGCCTATGGTGCTTATGCCGAAGAAATGACCCATGAGATGGCAAAAAAATTAAGTGCAACATAA
- a CDS encoding heavy metal translocating P-type ATPase has protein sequence MINTDKNHKHTYDAQGKMTCCTQEEKIYTKAGAKELVKGHHKNDGHNHDHSDDDGHDHSHSGDTDNVFKMFLPAIISLALLLAGIAMDNWFPQTWFTDWVRIIWYVVAYAPVGLPVLKEAVESIRKGEIFSEFFLMGIATIGAFAIGEYPEGVAVMLFYAVGEVFQTMAVSRAKSNIKSLLDQRPDEVTVLKNNEPQTVKAETVAVGEIIQLKPGEKLGLDGELLSETASFNTSALTGESKPDTKNKGETVLAGMINLNTVSQVKVTTAYTDSKLSKILELVQNATTQKAPTELFIRKFAKIYTPIVVLLAIAICLLPYFFVENYEFRDWLYRALVFLVISCPCALVISIPLGYFGGIGAASKNGILFKGSNFLDALSDIQNVVMDKTGTMTEGVFKVQEVNFNPEFDKAEILELVNILESNSTHPVATAIHEYVGKPNNEIQLENTEEIAGHGLKSTVNGKDLLVGNFKLMDKFGIPYDLDPNSIVYTTIAVAYDSKFVGYITIADSIKEDAQETITLLHKLNVNATMLSGDKSTVVKYVAEQLGIDNAFGDLLPEDKVNKVKEIKAKNESVAFVGDGVNDAPVVALSDVGIAMGGLGSDATIETADVVIQDDKPSKIPMAINIGKQTKKIVWQNIALAFGVKAIVLILGAGGLATMWEAVFADVGVALLAILNAVRIQRMKF, from the coding sequence ATGATAAATACAGACAAAAATCACAAGCATACTTACGATGCACAAGGCAAAATGACTTGTTGCACACAGGAAGAAAAAATCTACACCAAAGCAGGTGCTAAGGAATTGGTAAAAGGGCATCACAAAAATGACGGGCATAATCACGACCACAGTGATGATGACGGACACGACCATTCGCATTCAGGAGATACTGACAATGTTTTCAAGATGTTTCTTCCCGCCATTATTTCCCTTGCGCTGTTGCTTGCAGGTATTGCAATGGATAATTGGTTTCCGCAGACGTGGTTTACCGATTGGGTACGGATTATTTGGTACGTGGTGGCTTATGCTCCTGTTGGACTGCCCGTACTCAAAGAAGCCGTTGAGAGTATTCGCAAAGGCGAGATTTTCTCGGAGTTCTTTTTGATGGGCATTGCAACTATCGGGGCATTTGCCATTGGCGAATATCCCGAGGGCGTTGCGGTAATGTTGTTCTATGCCGTTGGCGAAGTTTTTCAGACAATGGCTGTTTCGAGGGCAAAATCAAACATCAAATCTTTGCTTGACCAAAGACCCGATGAAGTAACCGTTTTAAAAAACAATGAACCGCAAACCGTAAAGGCAGAAACTGTTGCCGTTGGCGAAATTATACAGCTTAAACCGGGAGAAAAATTAGGCTTAGACGGAGAACTGTTGTCCGAAACGGCATCTTTCAATACATCGGCTTTAACAGGCGAAAGCAAACCAGATACAAAAAACAAAGGCGAAACCGTTTTGGCAGGGATGATTAATCTCAACACCGTATCGCAGGTAAAAGTTACGACCGCATACACCGACAGTAAGTTGAGCAAGATTTTGGAATTGGTACAAAATGCCACTACACAAAAAGCACCAACGGAATTATTTATCCGGAAATTTGCAAAAATCTATACGCCTATTGTAGTGCTGTTAGCCATAGCTATTTGCCTACTGCCTTATTTCTTTGTAGAAAATTATGAGTTTAGAGATTGGCTGTACAGGGCTTTGGTATTTCTGGTTATTTCTTGTCCTTGTGCGTTGGTTATTTCCATTCCGTTAGGTTATTTCGGTGGTATTGGTGCTGCAAGCAAAAACGGAATACTGTTTAAAGGGAGTAACTTTTTAGATGCTCTTTCCGATATCCAAAACGTAGTGATGGATAAGACAGGCACAATGACAGAGGGCGTTTTTAAGGTTCAGGAAGTCAATTTCAATCCTGAATTTGATAAAGCCGAAATTCTGGAATTAGTTAACATTTTGGAAAGCAATAGCACACATCCCGTAGCGACCGCTATTCACGAATACGTGGGGAAACCGAATAATGAAATCCAATTGGAAAATACGGAGGAAATCGCCGGACACGGTTTGAAATCAACTGTAAACGGTAAGGATTTATTGGTCGGGAATTTCAAACTGATGGATAAGTTCGGCATACCATACGACTTAGACCCGAACAGCATCGTTTATACAACTATCGCCGTTGCTTACGACAGCAAATTTGTCGGTTACATCACGATTGCCGACAGTATCAAAGAAGATGCACAGGAAACCATAACCCTACTGCATAAGCTCAATGTTAATGCAACGATGCTTAGCGGAGATAAAAGTACCGTTGTAAAATATGTGGCGGAGCAGTTAGGGATAGACAATGCTTTTGGAGATTTATTGCCCGAAGACAAAGTAAACAAAGTCAAAGAGATAAAAGCCAAAAATGAAAGCGTTGCCTTTGTCGGGGACGGTGTGAATGATGCACCTGTTGTAGCATTAAGTGATGTGGGTATTGCAATGGGTGGTTTGGGAAGCGATGCTACTATTGAAACCGCCGATGTAGTAATACAAGACGATAAGCCGAGTAAAATACCAATGGCAATCAATATCGGTAAACAGACAAAGAAAATAGTTTGGCAAAATATCGCTTTAGCATTTGGAGTGAAAGCCATTGTATTGATACTTGGTGCAGGTGGATTAGCCACAATGTGGGAAGCCGTATTTGCTGATGTAGGTGTGGCATTATTGGCTATATTGAATGCAGTAAGAATACAACGAATGAAGTTTTAA
- a CDS encoding helix-turn-helix domain-containing protein yields MNILFIKNMVCNRCIMVVQNELDKLGLNVKNIKLGEVVLSKEPTAEEKNKLDKALVLLGFELIDDKKSRIIEKIKNIIIELVHHQNNDAKTNLSDVLSSQLHHDYNYLSNLFSEIEGTTIEKYFIAQKIEKVKELLVYDELSLSEIAFRLNYSSVAYLSNQFKKVTGLTPSYFKQIRDDKRKPLDKV; encoded by the coding sequence ATGAATATACTCTTTATAAAAAATATGGTTTGCAACCGCTGTATTATGGTGGTACAAAATGAATTGGACAAGTTGGGTTTAAACGTAAAGAACATAAAACTTGGAGAAGTAGTACTTAGCAAAGAACCTACAGCCGAAGAAAAAAATAAATTGGATAAAGCCTTAGTTTTATTAGGGTTTGAACTCATTGATGATAAGAAAAGTAGAATTATCGAAAAAATAAAGAATATAATTATTGAGTTGGTTCATCATCAAAACAACGATGCCAAAACCAATCTTTCAGATGTGTTAAGTAGTCAATTACACCACGATTATAATTATTTATCCAACCTGTTTTCGGAGATAGAGGGTACTACCATTGAAAAATACTTTATAGCCCAAAAAATAGAAAAGGTAAAAGAGCTATTGGTATATGATGAACTGTCTTTGAGTGAAATTGCTTTTCGTCTGAACTATTCGAGTGTAGCTTATTTAAGCAACCAATTCAAAAAAGTAACAGGACTGACACCGAGCTATTTCAAGCAAATACGGGATGATAAAAGAAAACCTTTGGATAAGGTCTAA
- a CDS encoding DUF3347 domain-containing protein: MKSLSKIVMVIAVLLSSINGFAQIKNAKTETVKIYGNCGICKTTIEKAGNVKKVASVDWNKDTKMATLTYDGDKTNQDEILKRIALAGYDSEKFRAPDDVYAKLAGCCQYDRPVKTVAKNKEAGMDMNAGHGNHDHSQMAANKDAAQNQSQLKAVFDNYFSVKDALIKTDAATASAKAAELAASLKAVDMNKLSAEEHTAWMKVMQDLTANAESISKSKDVAKQRSAFAALSGSIYTLAKVSKQDTPVYYQHCPMYNGGKGANWLSKENAVKNPYYGSQMLTCGSTVETIK, encoded by the coding sequence ATGAAATCATTATCAAAAATAGTGATGGTAATCGCCGTATTACTATCATCAATAAACGGCTTCGCACAAATCAAGAATGCGAAAACAGAAACCGTAAAGATTTACGGCAATTGTGGTATATGCAAAACCACCATCGAAAAGGCAGGTAACGTAAAAAAGGTAGCCAGTGTGGACTGGAACAAAGATACCAAGATGGCTACGCTCACCTATGACGGCGACAAAACAAATCAGGATGAAATCCTGAAACGTATCGCTTTGGCTGGTTATGACAGTGAGAAGTTCCGTGCGCCGGATGACGTATATGCTAAACTGGCTGGTTGCTGCCAGTATGATAGACCAGTGAAGACGGTTGCCAAAAACAAGGAGGCGGGAATGGACATGAATGCCGGACATGGCAATCACGACCATAGTCAAATGGCAGCTAACAAAGATGCAGCCCAAAACCAATCACAGCTAAAGGCTGTATTTGACAACTACTTTTCAGTGAAAGATGCTTTGATAAAAACCGATGCGGCGACCGCATCTGCCAAAGCCGCTGAATTGGCTGCATCCCTTAAAGCAGTCGATATGAATAAGCTATCGGCAGAGGAACATACGGCTTGGATGAAAGTGATGCAGGACTTGACGGCCAATGCGGAAAGCATTTCAAAATCAAAAGATGTTGCAAAACAAAGAAGTGCTTTTGCGGCACTTTCGGGAAGCATCTACACACTGGCCAAAGTGTCTAAACAGGATACTCCCGTTTATTACCAGCACTGCCCTATGTACAACGGAGGTAAGGGAGCCAATTGGCTAAGTAAAGAGAATGCTGTTAAAAACCCATATTACGGCTCACAGATGCTTACCTGCGGCAGTACGGTCGAAACCATTAAATAA